In a genomic window of Halalkalicoccus sp. CG83:
- a CDS encoding ABC transporter permease → MSATARIRAEFGAAWHSFVRRRTAVFFTFFFPVILIVIFGALVRTDPTGGGLFTEPPEYYLAGYLAVVVMFTPLSRVGSTVARHREGTRFEKLATTPLSRTEWLLAHTLVNVVLVGAASAVLLVVLLLITDAQFVPSPLLVPFVALGTALFCGFGAILGRVADSQDGVIAAANTVALPMLFLAETFVPPALLPEWMGPLIDLLPLTYFARGVRAVTSTGDPWLADLAVLAGLAVAFLLVGAYAIPRTD, encoded by the coding sequence ATGAGCGCGACCGCCCGGATCCGTGCGGAGTTCGGCGCGGCGTGGCACTCGTTCGTCCGCCGACGGACCGCCGTCTTCTTCACCTTCTTCTTCCCCGTCATCCTGATCGTGATCTTCGGCGCGCTCGTGCGGACCGACCCGACCGGCGGCGGGCTGTTCACCGAACCTCCCGAGTACTACCTCGCGGGCTATCTGGCCGTGGTCGTGATGTTCACGCCGCTCTCGCGGGTCGGGAGTACCGTCGCGCGCCACCGTGAGGGCACCCGCTTCGAGAAGCTGGCGACGACGCCGCTCTCGCGTACCGAGTGGCTGCTCGCGCACACGCTCGTCAACGTCGTCCTCGTGGGGGCGGCGAGCGCCGTCCTCCTCGTCGTCCTCCTGCTGATCACCGACGCGCAGTTCGTCCCCTCGCCGCTGCTGGTCCCGTTCGTCGCGCTGGGGACGGCGCTGTTCTGCGGGTTCGGCGCGATCCTCGGGCGGGTCGCCGACTCCCAGGACGGCGTGATCGCCGCCGCGAACACCGTCGCCCTGCCGATGCTCTTTCTCGCGGAGACGTTCGTCCCGCCGGCGCTGCTGCCCGAGTGGATGGGCCCGCTGATCGACCTCCTGCCGTTGACGTACTTCGCACGCGGCGTGCGGGCGGTGACGTCGACCGGCGATCCGTGGCTCGCGGACTTGGCGGTCCTGGCCGGCCTGGCCGTCGCGTTCCTGCTCGTCGGCGCGTACGCGATCCCGCGAACCGACTGA
- a CDS encoding putative sulfate/molybdate transporter, protein MAISLDVSGLRRLELSVSEVTGAVGDSITVLPIVVAMAALTEISLPHVLLAFGVFQIVWGVRYGLPISVEPMKALAALAIAGALSYAELALAGLVLGVVLLGIGTTGALAEVERWIGEPVIRGVQFAVALLLLETGAGLALEDLTLAAAAAVIALVAIALGRRRASALVVLFVGMAIALATAGVPSPRLPGAPPLPAIAGALTWRTADGVFAQLAMTIGNAALATSLLFSDLFDREVPADELSTSMGVTNLLAVPAGGIPMCHGCDGVAGKYEFGARTGGANLVLGVGYLALVPFASAAFLGAFPVAMLGVLLVMIAVSLGASVRSSSNLALSVSIGLLALVWNLGAAFVLGIVVHLAIERARRGA, encoded by the coding sequence GTGGCCATCTCTCTGGACGTTTCGGGCCTCCGACGACTCGAGCTCTCCGTCAGCGAGGTGACCGGAGCGGTCGGAGACTCGATCACGGTGTTGCCGATAGTGGTTGCGATGGCGGCACTGACCGAGATCTCGCTCCCGCACGTGCTGTTGGCCTTCGGCGTCTTCCAGATCGTCTGGGGAGTCCGCTACGGCCTTCCGATCTCGGTCGAGCCGATGAAGGCGCTCGCCGCGCTCGCGATCGCCGGCGCGCTGAGCTACGCCGAGCTCGCGCTCGCCGGCCTCGTCCTCGGGGTCGTCCTGCTCGGGATCGGCACTACCGGAGCGCTCGCCGAGGTGGAACGGTGGATCGGCGAGCCGGTGATCCGGGGGGTGCAGTTCGCCGTCGCCCTCCTCCTGCTCGAGACGGGGGCAGGGCTCGCGCTCGAGGACCTCACCCTCGCGGCCGCGGCGGCCGTCATCGCGCTGGTCGCGATCGCGCTGGGACGCAGACGGGCGAGCGCGCTCGTCGTGCTGTTCGTTGGAATGGCTATCGCACTCGCGACCGCGGGCGTTCCGTCGCCGCGGCTTCCCGGCGCCCCGCCGCTACCGGCGATCGCGGGGGCGCTCACGTGGCGGACCGCCGACGGCGTCTTCGCCCAGTTGGCGATGACGATCGGCAACGCGGCGCTCGCGACCTCGCTTCTGTTCTCCGATCTCTTCGACCGGGAGGTCCCGGCCGACGAGCTCTCGACGAGCATGGGCGTGACGAACCTGCTCGCGGTTCCGGCCGGGGGGATCCCGATGTGTCACGGCTGTGACGGCGTCGCCGGGAAGTACGAGTTCGGCGCGCGGACGGGCGGCGCGAACCTCGTCCTCGGGGTCGGCTATCTCGCCCTCGTCCCGTTCGCCTCGGCGGCGTTTCTCGGCGCCTTTCCGGTCGCGATGCTCGGCGTCCTTCTCGTGATGATCGCCGTCTCGCTCGGCGCGAGCGTCCGGAGCTCGTCGAATCTCGCGCTCTCGGTCTCGATCGGGCTGCTCGCGCTCGTCTGGAACCTCGGCGCCGCCTTCGTGCTCGGTATCGTCGTCCACCTGGCGATCGAGCGCGCGAGACGGGGAGCCTGA
- the pstA gene encoding phosphate ABC transporter permease PstA produces MASDATDVGKWFGDAGSIDRTTGRLFKWGCLGATALALFLMLVFLLYVFNDAFAPLSADPGWLLTFTGTVLLPMLGLGAYYYRRDPAAGRVAYTALGLPIVMGLFAGGVWLLFRHVAPPRMWFGFVVALAIVVALVRAHERIRPNATDERTVLLVGGTILALVGVPGLFPSLRNLVLSAPALPTVTVMFLLTFALPIATLAGWYVRKGRESTRAGTIALAVVLVAAGLGLVIGPVAGVLPATWVIAVSPVVGALVMYVDRVLRQGEGTSGFAFPVVVVAGILAGTAIADLADFAGPETWLNRDFLTGVHSTTAVEAGIYPALVGSVLILIVIVVSAFPVGIAAAVYLEEYAPSGGKLGRFIELIEINIANLAGVPSVVYGVLGLAIFINLLNMGVGTAVVAGFTVGLLILPIVIISTQEAIRSVPDSRRNASYAMGATKWQTVRNVVLPESMAGIFTGTILALGRAIGETAPLLMIGVPAVVRVSPESFFSRTGAMPRQILTWSTQIETDFRYGVLAAGVVTLLVVLLTMNATAIVLRNRYQQSR; encoded by the coding sequence TGTTCAACGACGCGTTCGCCCCGCTGTCGGCCGATCCAGGGTGGCTGTTGACGTTCACTGGGACGGTCCTCCTGCCCATGCTGGGACTGGGTGCGTACTACTATCGCCGGGACCCCGCAGCCGGACGGGTCGCCTACACCGCACTCGGACTCCCGATCGTCATGGGCCTCTTTGCGGGCGGCGTCTGGCTGCTGTTCCGACACGTCGCTCCCCCCCGAATGTGGTTCGGCTTCGTCGTCGCGCTGGCGATCGTCGTCGCGCTCGTTCGGGCACACGAGCGGATCAGACCGAACGCAACCGACGAACGTACCGTCCTCCTCGTTGGTGGCACCATCCTCGCACTCGTCGGGGTCCCGGGGCTCTTCCCGAGCCTCCGGAACCTCGTCCTCTCAGCCCCTGCGCTACCGACGGTGACGGTCATGTTCCTGTTGACCTTTGCCCTCCCGATCGCGACGCTCGCGGGTTGGTACGTCCGGAAGGGACGCGAGAGCACTCGCGCCGGGACGATCGCCCTCGCAGTCGTGCTGGTCGCCGCTGGCCTCGGCCTCGTAATCGGGCCCGTCGCTGGCGTCCTTCCGGCTACCTGGGTCATCGCCGTCTCCCCCGTCGTCGGGGCACTGGTGATGTACGTCGATCGCGTTCTCCGTCAGGGAGAGGGCACCTCGGGGTTCGCGTTCCCGGTCGTCGTCGTCGCGGGCATCCTCGCGGGGACGGCGATCGCCGACCTCGCAGACTTTGCTGGTCCGGAGACGTGGCTCAATCGCGATTTCCTCACCGGGGTACACTCCACGACGGCGGTCGAGGCGGGCATCTACCCAGCGCTCGTCGGTTCCGTCCTCATCCTCATCGTGATCGTCGTCTCGGCGTTTCCCGTCGGGATCGCCGCGGCGGTCTACCTCGAGGAGTACGCGCCCTCCGGCGGTAAGCTGGGTCGTTTCATCGAACTCATCGAGATCAACATCGCGAACCTCGCGGGTGTGCCCTCGGTCGTATACGGGGTTCTCGGGCTGGCGATCTTCATCAATCTCCTCAACATGGGCGTCGGCACCGCCGTCGTCGCCGGGTTCACCGTCGGGCTGCTGATCCTGCCGATCGTGATCATCTCGACTCAGGAGGCGATCCGGTCGGTGCCCGACTCCCGACGCAACGCCTCGTATGCAATGGGGGCGACCAAGTGGCAGACCGTTCGGAACGTCGTGCTTCCCGAGTCGATGGCTGGCATCTTCACGGGGACGATCCTCGCGCTGGGGCGGGCGATCGGCGAGACAGCTCCCCTGTTGATGATCGGCGTCCCGGCCGTCGTGCGCGTCTCGCCGGAATCCTTCTTCAGCCGAACCGGCGCGATGCCCCGACAGATCCTCACGTGGTCGACGCAGATCGAGACGGACTTCCGCTACGGCGTTCTGGCCGCCGGCGTCGTGACGCTCCTCGTCGTGCTACTGACGATGAATGCCACGGCCATCGTCCTCCGGAACCGCTACCAGCAAAGTCGGTAG
- a CDS encoding ABC transporter ATP-binding protein, producing MQNLLVAEDLRREYDGALALDGVSLSVERGEVFALIGPNGAGKTTLVRALTGTTEPDGGRASVLGSPPAEVDRSRIALLPQSFSPPRRLTARELLEYYAGLYDDSRPVGEVLAEVGMADDADTWYEKLSGGQQRRVCVGTALVNDPEVLFLDEPTTGIDPAGRRDLRTLIARLAAGGTTVFLTTHDMAEAERLADRVGLLADGRLVEVGSPSELVREHGGESRLIVETDAGTDALAGSGYRVSADDRRLVVHGIRPREIGEAVAALERAGIEYESLTWTESGLEDVYLALAGERDAETHARNPLAETGGAR from the coding sequence ATGCAGAACCTGCTCGTCGCCGAGGACCTCCGCCGTGAGTACGACGGAGCCCTCGCGCTCGACGGCGTCTCGCTCTCGGTCGAACGGGGGGAGGTGTTCGCGCTCATCGGCCCCAACGGCGCGGGGAAGACGACGCTCGTGCGCGCGCTCACCGGCACCACCGAGCCGGACGGCGGGCGGGCGTCGGTGCTCGGCTCACCGCCCGCCGAGGTGGACCGCTCGCGGATCGCGCTGCTCCCACAGTCGTTCTCCCCGCCGCGGCGGCTCACCGCGCGCGAGCTTCTGGAGTACTACGCGGGGCTCTACGACGACTCCCGGCCGGTCGGGGAGGTCCTCGCGGAGGTCGGGATGGCCGATGACGCCGACACGTGGTACGAGAAGCTCTCGGGCGGTCAGCAGCGTCGCGTCTGCGTGGGGACCGCGCTCGTGAACGATCCCGAGGTGCTCTTCCTCGACGAACCGACGACGGGGATCGATCCCGCGGGCCGGCGCGATCTCCGAACTCTGATCGCGAGGCTGGCCGCCGGCGGGACGACGGTGTTCCTGACGACTCACGACATGGCGGAGGCCGAACGCCTCGCCGACCGCGTCGGCCTGCTCGCGGACGGGCGGCTGGTCGAGGTCGGCTCGCCGTCCGAACTCGTACGTGAACACGGCGGCGAGAGCCGTCTGATCGTCGAGACCGACGCCGGGACCGACGCGCTCGCCGGAAGCGGCTATCGCGTCTCGGCGGACGATCGGCGGCTGGTCGTCCACGGGATCCGCCCTCGGGAGATCGGCGAGGCGGTCGCGGCGCTCGAACGCGCGGGCATCGAGTACGAGTCGCTGACCTGGACCGAATCCGGGCTGGAGGACGTCTACCTCGCGCTCGCGGGCGAACGGGACGCGGAGACGCATGCACGGAACCCCCTCGCGGAGACGGGTGGAGCGCGATGA